The Roseovarius sp. EL26 genome contains the following window.
TGGATAAACATCTCGGACTGAGTGTCGATGTTGTTCGCCGGAGAGTAGGCGATAATATCAACGTTATTACCGTGATGTGCCCTAATAGACGCCACCAACAAAGTGGCCATCACTTCGTGTTTTTGCCCATCTACAACAAAAATGAATGACACTTTGACCATTGAGTGCATACCGATACTTATATGAATTAGATCACATTTGACTAGCGATACACGGCGACAATATCAAGGCTAGAGCCGTGTATGGTGCCCCTAATGAGGGTTTTGCAAATTCAGTTTATCTATTCACGTGTCGATGCATCTGATCAACTTGGTTTGAAAACGAAACTCTTGAGGCTTTGCGAGTGTTGGGTTCACAAATCATCGTTTTTCCCAAGGTGGATGATTGCATACTTGTCGAAATCGTTGGCGATATGGCCGCGCTGATCTCATGTTTTGATGAAAATGGGGGTGCTATGGTAGCGGAGGAGGGACTTGAACCCCCGACACGCGGATTATGATTCCGCTGCTCTAACCAACTGAGCTACTCCGCCAAACCGTGGCGCTAGGTAGTCCACCACTAATGCTGCGTCAAGTGCAAAGTACACTCAAGTATAACAGATTATTTGCGCCAGTCGAAAAACCCTGATCCAGCCTGCGTCAGTAACCGCGCGGCCATTTCACGGCCCAGTTCAGCGCCGTCTTCAATCGAGGCGGTTTGATCGTCTTTCAGGCATTCACTTCCATCCGGGCGCAGGATTTCACCGCGCAGGCGCAGGGTGCCACTGTCCAGTTCCGCAAGGCCCGCAATGGGCGTCTCGCACGAGCCGTCAAGTGCGGTTAAAAAGGCGCGTTCGGAATTCAAGCGTTGCGCTGTGTGCGTGTCGTGGATGGCGCTGAGCATTTCTGCCACGCGGCTGTCATTTGCGCGCCGTTCAATTCCGATCGCGCCCTGTGCAACGGCAGGCAGCATAACATCAGGTTCAATCGCAGAGCGGGCCACCTCAGCCCGCCCCAAACGCCGCAACCCGGCCATGGCGAGAAATGTGCAATCTGCTACGCCGTCATCAAGTTTTCTGAGACGCGTCTGTACGTTGCCGCGAAACTCAACGACCTGCAGATGCGGATACGCCACCAGCACCTGTGCTTTGCGCCGTAGCGATGAGGTGCCGACCTTTGCGCCCGCGGGCAGGTCAGCCAGTGCGCCCACATGCGGTGACACAAAGGCATCGCGCACATCTTCGCGTGGCAGGTAGCAATCCAGCAGCAACCCATCGGGTTGGGCCACAGGCATGTCTTTCATTGAATGGATAGCGATGTCGATGGAGCCGTTCAGCAGCGCCTCTTCGATCTCTTTGGTGAACAATCCCTTGCCGCCGATTTCCTTGAGCGGGCGATCCGCGTCAATCATCTGGCGATTGTCGCCAGTGGTTTTGATCACCACGATCTCAAATGCGGCATCGGGCAGGTCGAATTCCTGCATCAACCGTTCACGGGTTTCATGGGCCTGCGCCAAGGCAAGTGGCGAGCCGCGAGTGCCAAGTTTCAGAGGGGCGATCGGGGAAGGGAGTGTAATTGTCATACCAGCGGTCTAGACGCGGCAAAATGACATTACAAGAGACCTGCGCTTGACATCTTGTCGCCATAAGGTGACCACGCATGCAAACGGAGGGTGGCATGACTGCAGAAAAAACGATCCTGAAGGCGCTGGCGGGGGAAACTCAAGCTGTGCCACCGATCTGGATGATGCGCCAGGCTGGGCGTTATCTGCCCGAATATCGCGCCACACGGGCCGAGGCTGGAGATTTCCTCTCGTTGTGTTATAACAGCGATCTTGCAACCGAGGTGACCCTGCAGCCGATCCGACGCTACGGTTTTGATGCGTCAATTTTGTTTGCAGACATTTTGCTGTTGCCACAGGCATTGGGTGCAGATCTGTGGTTTGTCACCGGCGAAGGGCCGCGCTTGTCGACCATTACCAGTCAGCCCGAACTGGATCAGCTGAAGCCTACGGCGGATATTCACGAAACACTCGCCCCGATCTATCAGACTGTACGAAATCTGTCGCAGGCCTTGCCCAAGGAAACCACACTGATCGGCTTTGCTGGCGCGCCGTGGACCGTCGCCACCTATATGATTGCCGGACGTGGAACACCCGATCAGGGGCCCGCCCATGCGCTAAAGGCAGAAAATAAGCCAGTGTTTGAAGGCATCATCGACCGACTGACCGAATCGACCATCGAATACCTGTCCGCCCAGATCGAAGCTGGGGCCGAAGTCGTTAAACTGTTCGACAGCTGGGCAGGGTCCCTTAAAGGCGATGATTTTGAGGCCTACGCGGTTGAACCAACCCGCAAGATCATTGCAGCACTCAAGGCTCGTCACCCTGACACGCCGATCATAGCCTTCCCGCGCGAAGCGGGTGACGGCTACATCGGCTTCCATGAAAAAACCGGGGCAGACTGCGTGGCGTTGGATAATTCCGTCAGTCCCGAGTGGGCGGCCGAGTATGTGCAAACAGCGGGCTGTGTTCAGGGCAATCTGGCCTCACGACATATGGTCACGGGTGGAGATGAGCTGGTGCAGGACACGCGTCGCATCGTTGAGGCGTTCAAAGCTGGTCCACATATTTTCAATCTTGGCCACGGTATCACGCCAGACGCTGATCCCGACAATGTGCAGCGTATGATTGATGCGGTTCGCGGGTAAGGGCGCCCTTACTTTGCCGCCGCAATAAACTGGTCAATCTCCGCTTCTGAAATTGACCAATCACAAACCAGACGCATGAGAAGCGGTTCATTTGGATCACCATCATCCAGCGGCCCTTCGAATAAGCCATAGACAGCGCCGGCCGCGTGCAGCTTTTGGTGGGTCGCGCGGGGCAATGTGGCAAAGATCATGTTAACCTGTGGTTCATAGAGAATATTGGCACCCTCTACCTCGGCCAGACGGTTAGAGAGATAGGCACCACGGGCATTCGCCATCCGGGCCGTTGCTAGCCACAGATCATCAGTCAGGTACCCTTGCATCTGGGCCGACAGATACCGGTGCTTGGAAAACAGATGCGCCCCGCGTTTGCGGCGCAGTTCAAATTCCCATGCTTTGGAAGGGTCAAAGAAAATAACTGCCTCCACACCCATGCAGCCATTTTTACTCCCGCCAAGTGAAACGGCGTCAACCCCGGCCTTCCACGTCATCTCGGCAGGTGTGCAGCCCAGTGCAACTAGCGCATTGGTGAACCGCGCGCCGTCCATGTATGTGGGCAGGCTGTATTGCTTTGCGACCGTGGTCAGCGCCTCGATTTCGGCCACTGTGTAGATGCGACCGTTTTCTGTGGCTTGGGTCAAGGCCAGTGGGCCGCGCTGGGAGACATGGACGTCGCCCTTGACCCAGCTTGTGATCGCAGTTTTCAACCCTTCGGGGGTCAGCTTATCGCCTTCGCCAGCGAGCGTTAGTTTGGCCCCGCCCGTGTAAAATTCTGGGGCGTTGCATTCGTCGCGTTGGATATGTGCCATCTCTGAACAAAACACAGTATCCCAGGGCTGAGCCATACATGAAAGTGCCAATGAATTGGCGGCGGTGCCGGTGGCAACAAGGTAAACTGCCGCTTCAGGGGCTTCGAAAATCTCGCGGATTTGGGCGCGCACGCCATCCATGACCGTGTCTGCGCCATAGGAGGCCTGATAGCCACTGTTGGCTTTGATCACAGCGTCCAGAACTGCCGGGTGTGCTGGTCCACAGTTGTCTGATCCGAAATTCATCCCAATG
Protein-coding sequences here:
- the hemC gene encoding hydroxymethylbilane synthase gives rise to the protein MTITLPSPIAPLKLGTRGSPLALAQAHETRERLMQEFDLPDAAFEIVVIKTTGDNRQMIDADRPLKEIGGKGLFTKEIEEALLNGSIDIAIHSMKDMPVAQPDGLLLDCYLPREDVRDAFVSPHVGALADLPAGAKVGTSSLRRKAQVLVAYPHLQVVEFRGNVQTRLRKLDDGVADCTFLAMAGLRRLGRAEVARSAIEPDVMLPAVAQGAIGIERRANDSRVAEMLSAIHDTHTAQRLNSERAFLTALDGSCETPIAGLAELDSGTLRLRGEILRPDGSECLKDDQTASIEDGAELGREMAARLLTQAGSGFFDWRK
- the hemE gene encoding uroporphyrinogen decarboxylase, which encodes MTAEKTILKALAGETQAVPPIWMMRQAGRYLPEYRATRAEAGDFLSLCYNSDLATEVTLQPIRRYGFDASILFADILLLPQALGADLWFVTGEGPRLSTITSQPELDQLKPTADIHETLAPIYQTVRNLSQALPKETTLIGFAGAPWTVATYMIAGRGTPDQGPAHALKAENKPVFEGIIDRLTESTIEYLSAQIEAGAEVVKLFDSWAGSLKGDDFEAYAVEPTRKIIAALKARHPDTPIIAFPREAGDGYIGFHEKTGADCVALDNSVSPEWAAEYVQTAGCVQGNLASRHMVTGGDELVQDTRRIVEAFKAGPHIFNLGHGITPDADPDNVQRMIDAVRG
- a CDS encoding low specificity L-threonine aldolase, whose product is MNFGSDNCGPAHPAVLDAVIKANSGYQASYGADTVMDGVRAQIREIFEAPEAAVYLVATGTAANSLALSCMAQPWDTVFCSEMAHIQRDECNAPEFYTGGAKLTLAGEGDKLTPEGLKTAITSWVKGDVHVSQRGPLALTQATENGRIYTVAEIEALTTVAKQYSLPTYMDGARFTNALVALGCTPAEMTWKAGVDAVSLGGSKNGCMGVEAVIFFDPSKAWEFELRRKRGAHLFSKHRYLSAQMQGYLTDDLWLATARMANARGAYLSNRLAEVEGANILYEPQVNMIFATLPRATHQKLHAAGAVYGLFEGPLDDGDPNEPLLMRLVCDWSISEAEIDQFIAAAK